One region of Gemmatimonas sp. UBA7669 genomic DNA includes:
- a CDS encoding PhzF family phenazine biosynthesis protein: MHIQHFAAFSRDGQGGNPAGVVLIDQFPGDEVMQRTAADLGYSETVFAAQQGSQWRVRYFAPTSEVPFCGHATIALGAALAEAHGNGTYPLVLHDGTPIVVEGLVQDGSLSATLRSPSTRSQPLDAQTTARVLAVFGYHHDDLDPRIPPARIHGGASHLLIALRDAEGLASLQYEFEAGRQLMLEHGVATVGLVHAETAQRFLARHAFAGGGVYEDPATGAGAAALAGYLRDLGWPHGGTLEILQGQHMGVPCRIAVRMNARPGEGIQVSGEVRRLVAGKLA, from the coding sequence ATGCACATTCAGCACTTTGCGGCCTTTTCGCGTGACGGGCAGGGTGGCAACCCGGCCGGCGTTGTTCTGATTGACCAGTTCCCTGGCGATGAGGTCATGCAGCGGACCGCCGCTGATCTCGGCTACTCCGAAACGGTTTTTGCCGCGCAGCAGGGGAGTCAGTGGCGGGTGCGCTACTTTGCGCCCACGAGCGAGGTGCCGTTCTGTGGGCACGCCACCATTGCGCTGGGCGCTGCGCTTGCCGAGGCACATGGCAATGGCACGTATCCCCTTGTTCTGCACGACGGCACGCCCATTGTGGTGGAAGGCCTTGTGCAGGACGGGTCCTTGTCGGCCACCCTCCGCTCACCCAGCACACGCAGTCAGCCCCTCGACGCACAAACCACAGCTCGAGTGCTGGCCGTGTTCGGGTACCACCATGACGATCTCGATCCGCGCATCCCGCCCGCCCGCATCCATGGCGGTGCTTCGCATCTGCTGATTGCGTTGCGCGACGCCGAGGGGCTGGCCTCCCTGCAGTACGAATTTGAGGCCGGTCGTCAGCTCATGCTGGAGCATGGCGTGGCCACCGTTGGTCTGGTGCATGCGGAAACCGCGCAGCGATTTCTTGCCCGCCATGCCTTTGCCGGCGGCGGCGTGTACGAGGATCCGGCGACCGGCGCGGGTGCCGCTGCGTTGGCCGGGTATCTGCGTGACCTTGGGTGGCCACACGGCGGGACTCTCGAGATCCTGCAAGGACAGCACATGGGTGTGCCATGTCGCATTGCGGTGCGCATGAACGCACGGCCTGGAGAGGGCATACAGGTGTCCGGCGAGGTGCGGCGGCTCGTCGCGGGGAAACTCGCCTAG
- a CDS encoding PAS domain-containing hybrid sensor histidine kinase/response regulator, translating into MPQGNTPGTSQTTAIPFREALCSLPAGFALYDPDLRYVYVNETMAAFNGVAIADHPGRVIEDILPAPLVADVRAHLERVLETRRAATGVEIQGITARSREWSTWGCDYYPVWAPGTDSDGPPSHVAALVRDVTVQAALGDRLDLLRSVLQQSSDALYVTRPDQDFRFVFVNEATERHYGRTAAELLTMNPCDLNPQWTLADLRASWQHMTTIGPLAFETVHKKVDGRLVPVFIQSRAVWHGGVGYVAGEIRSLEKERAAEQAQRALQEQLEHAQRLEAVGLLASGVAHDFNNLLAVMLANADLLSADEHGGDVHDAAEAIREAARQAAELTRQLLTFSRRDAGTRGAVALNGVIQKAVQLLRGGMSEHITVETDLQDDLPPARGRKAELAQIVMNLMVNARDAMPHGGRLQVSSREGTLADERACIELRVTDTGIGMDEKTRLRIFEPFFTTKETGRGTGLGLSVVYGIVQQLGGTIDVDSTKGQGTTFTVRLPISEEEHIAHPLATGSAPTGHGELIMVVDDEPALRHAVVRMLTRLGYRCIAAEDGEDALARLALGGDQVAVVLTDLRMPRMPGDVLSEHVHRMRPDLPVLFMSGQADDATVRDTRLANHTVLAKPFSIDELGEALHQALLT; encoded by the coding sequence ATGCCGCAGGGCAACACGCCGGGGACTTCGCAGACCACGGCCATTCCGTTTCGCGAGGCGCTCTGCAGTCTCCCCGCCGGCTTTGCGCTGTACGACCCGGACCTTCGCTACGTGTACGTCAACGAGACCATGGCCGCCTTCAATGGAGTGGCCATCGCGGACCATCCGGGCCGTGTCATTGAGGACATCCTGCCGGCCCCACTGGTCGCGGATGTCCGGGCCCATCTGGAACGCGTGCTCGAAACACGACGCGCAGCGACTGGCGTGGAGATTCAGGGCATCACTGCCCGCTCCAGGGAATGGAGCACCTGGGGCTGTGACTACTACCCGGTCTGGGCACCGGGGACGGACAGCGACGGACCACCCTCCCACGTCGCGGCTTTGGTCCGCGATGTCACCGTACAAGCCGCCCTCGGTGATCGGCTCGACCTGCTGCGCAGTGTCCTGCAGCAGAGCTCCGACGCCCTCTACGTCACGCGGCCCGATCAGGACTTCCGCTTTGTCTTCGTCAACGAGGCCACCGAGCGTCACTACGGACGAACGGCGGCTGAGTTGCTGACCATGAATCCCTGCGACCTCAATCCGCAGTGGACACTCGCAGACCTGCGTGCCTCGTGGCAGCACATGACCACCATCGGCCCACTCGCGTTCGAGACGGTGCACAAGAAGGTCGACGGTCGCCTGGTGCCCGTCTTCATTCAGTCCCGTGCCGTCTGGCACGGCGGTGTGGGCTACGTGGCCGGTGAGATTCGCAGCCTCGAGAAGGAACGCGCGGCGGAACAGGCGCAGCGTGCGCTCCAGGAGCAGCTCGAACATGCCCAGCGACTCGAGGCCGTCGGCCTCCTGGCCAGCGGCGTCGCACACGACTTCAACAACCTGCTGGCCGTGATGCTCGCCAATGCCGACCTGCTCAGCGCTGACGAGCATGGCGGCGACGTCCACGACGCCGCCGAAGCCATTCGCGAGGCCGCACGACAGGCGGCAGAGCTCACGCGGCAACTGCTGACGTTCTCCCGCCGCGATGCCGGCACGCGAGGCGCCGTGGCGCTCAACGGCGTCATTCAGAAGGCCGTGCAGTTGCTGCGCGGTGGCATGTCCGAGCACATCACCGTGGAGACCGATCTGCAGGACGACCTGCCGCCGGCACGCGGCCGCAAGGCCGAATTGGCGCAGATCGTCATGAACCTCATGGTCAATGCCCGCGACGCCATGCCCCATGGAGGGCGCTTGCAGGTCAGCTCACGCGAGGGGACTCTCGCTGACGAACGCGCCTGCATCGAACTGCGGGTGACCGACACCGGCATTGGCATGGACGAGAAGACGCGGCTTCGCATCTTCGAACCCTTCTTCACCACCAAGGAAACCGGTCGCGGCACCGGACTTGGGCTCTCGGTGGTGTACGGCATCGTCCAGCAGCTCGGCGGGACCATCGACGTGGACAGCACCAAAGGACAGGGTACCACCTTCACGGTGCGACTACCGATCAGCGAAGAGGAACACATCGCGCATCCCTTGGCCACCGGCAGCGCGCCAACAGGGCATGGCGAACTGATCATGGTGGTGGACGACGAACCCGCCCTCCGCCATGCCGTGGTCCGCATGCTCACACGGCTCGGCTATCGTTGCATTGCCGCCGAGGATGGCGAGGACGCCCTCGCGCGACTGGCGTTGGGTGGCGATCAGGTGGCCGTGGTGCTCACCGACCTGCGCATGCCGAGAATGCCGGGCGACGTCCTGAGCGAGCACGTGCATCGCATGCGCCCGGATCTGCCAGTGCTGTTCATGTCCGGGCAGGCCGACGATGCCACGGTGCGCGACACTCGGCTGGCCAACCACACCGTGCTGGCCAAGCCGTTTTCAATCGATGAACTGGGAGAGGCGCTGCACCAGGCCCTCTTGACCTGA
- a CDS encoding FAD-dependent oxidoreductase → MSIPLNSLRVAIVGSGPAGFYAAEALQKAAPGIAIDLIDRLPTPFGLVRGGVAPDHPKIKSVTRIFDRIASQPGFRYLGHVHVGKDVSIEELRARYHVVLLSYGADTDRTLGIPGESLRGSHAATEFVAWYNGNPDYAAAQFDLTQGEVAVVGIGNVAMDVARILAKPTSVLAGTDLADHALQALAASQVHTIHLVARRGPVQAACTTPELRELGELEGVDVVVDPRDLELDAASAEQLANMEDRNPAKNLEVLRGWAERPLRGAKRRVVFHFNASPVALGGSECVESLTIVRNRLEADGRGGVRAVATDQTETLPVGMVFRSVGYKGRGLPGVPFDDRNGVVPNINGHVVEQAGSERTLPGLYVAGWIKRGPQGIIGTNKLCATDTVNQLLADVAAGDVPTLSDDVSGIDTLLAERGVTVTSWADWLVLDKVEQERGAALGRPRVKFTDLRDMLEVIAAQRVAG, encoded by the coding sequence ATGTCCATCCCCCTCAACAGCTTGCGGGTTGCGATCGTCGGATCGGGCCCGGCCGGGTTCTACGCCGCCGAGGCGCTGCAGAAGGCCGCGCCCGGTATCGCCATCGATCTCATTGACCGTCTGCCTACGCCCTTCGGTCTGGTGCGCGGCGGTGTGGCGCCAGACCATCCGAAAATCAAATCGGTCACGCGCATCTTCGATCGCATCGCGTCGCAGCCGGGGTTCCGCTACCTCGGTCACGTGCACGTCGGGAAGGACGTGAGCATTGAGGAACTGCGCGCGCGCTATCATGTCGTGCTGCTGAGCTACGGCGCTGATACCGATCGCACGCTGGGCATTCCCGGTGAATCGTTGCGTGGCAGTCACGCGGCCACGGAGTTCGTGGCCTGGTACAACGGCAATCCCGACTACGCCGCAGCGCAGTTCGATCTCACGCAGGGTGAGGTGGCCGTGGTGGGCATCGGCAATGTGGCCATGGATGTGGCGCGCATTCTCGCCAAGCCGACTTCCGTTTTGGCGGGCACCGATCTGGCCGATCATGCGCTGCAGGCCCTCGCGGCGTCACAGGTGCACACCATTCATCTCGTCGCGCGTCGCGGTCCAGTGCAGGCCGCCTGCACCACGCCCGAGCTGCGTGAGCTGGGTGAACTGGAGGGTGTGGATGTGGTGGTCGATCCGCGTGACCTCGAACTGGATGCGGCCAGTGCCGAGCAGTTGGCCAACATGGAAGACCGCAATCCGGCCAAGAATCTCGAGGTGCTGCGTGGCTGGGCCGAGCGTCCGCTGCGCGGCGCGAAGCGTCGGGTGGTGTTTCACTTCAATGCCTCGCCCGTGGCGCTTGGTGGCAGCGAGTGCGTGGAGAGTCTGACCATCGTGCGCAATCGTCTCGAAGCCGATGGGCGTGGTGGCGTGCGCGCCGTGGCCACCGACCAAACCGAGACGCTGCCCGTGGGCATGGTGTTTCGCTCGGTGGGCTACAAGGGGCGCGGGTTGCCAGGCGTGCCATTTGATGACCGCAACGGTGTGGTGCCCAACATCAACGGCCATGTGGTGGAGCAGGCGGGCAGCGAGCGCACGCTGCCGGGCCTGTATGTGGCGGGGTGGATCAAGCGTGGGCCGCAGGGCATCATTGGCACCAACAAACTCTGCGCCACCGACACGGTGAATCAGCTGCTGGCCGATGTGGCCGCCGGTGATGTGCCGACGCTGTCCGATGACGTGTCGGGCATCGATACGCTGCTGGCCGAGCGTGGTGTGACGGTGACGTCGTGGGCGGACTGGCTGGTGCTCGACAAGGTGGAGCAGGAGCGCGGCGCGGCGCTGGGGCGTCCGCGTGTCAAGTTCACGGACCTGCGCGATATGCTCGAGGTGATTGCGGCGCAGCGCGTGGCGGGTTGA
- a CDS encoding S8 family serine peptidase encodes MRSARALPLALATIGLAACSTGGDPVSTTSPELGGPTASASANAQPELQGRYIVQFNEDVRDPQGLAIAMVNGNGGTLHYTYTRAIRGFAATLPPQAITALARNPVIKLIEPDGIVTASATQSNATWGLDRIDQRDLPLSSSYTYNATGAGVRSYILDTGILPGHVEFTGRLATGFTAITDGRGTSDCNGHGTHVAGTVGGTVYGVAKGTTLVPVRVLNCQGSGTTSGVIAGVDWVANNHVKPAVANMSLGGGASSTLDAAVANAVNLGVTFVVAAGNSNANACNYSPARTASAITVGATTSSDARASYSNFGSCLDIFAPGSSITSAWYTSNTALNTISGTSMASPHVAGAAALYLEGAPGATPATVANALISNSTANKVTSAGSGSPNRLLYTLAFGSGGGGGPTNQAPTASFSFNCTNLSCNFNGSTSSDPDGSISSYSWNFGDGTTATGATPSKSFASAGSYNVTLTVTDNAGATGSQTQSVSVTAPSTGINLSVNLSKQQGVNRATLSWSGATSSVDVYINGGKATTVTGSSYVDVIGRGGGTRTYQVCNAGTTTCSNSETVSF; translated from the coding sequence ATGCGTAGTGCCCGCGCGCTTCCCCTCGCTCTTGCCACCATTGGTCTCGCGGCCTGTTCAACCGGCGGCGACCCCGTGTCCACCACCAGCCCCGAGTTGGGCGGTCCAACCGCATCGGCGTCGGCCAACGCGCAGCCCGAACTGCAGGGTCGATACATCGTGCAGTTCAATGAGGACGTGCGCGATCCCCAAGGACTGGCCATCGCCATGGTCAACGGCAATGGCGGGACGCTGCACTACACCTACACCCGCGCCATCCGGGGGTTTGCGGCCACGCTGCCGCCGCAGGCCATCACGGCGCTCGCGCGTAACCCGGTCATCAAGCTCATCGAGCCCGATGGCATCGTGACCGCTTCGGCCACACAGAGCAACGCCACCTGGGGACTCGACCGCATCGATCAGCGCGATCTGCCGCTGAGCAGCAGCTACACCTACAACGCCACCGGCGCCGGGGTGCGCTCGTACATTCTCGACACAGGCATTCTTCCCGGGCATGTGGAGTTCACGGGGCGGCTCGCTACCGGCTTCACAGCCATCACTGATGGCCGCGGCACCAGTGACTGCAACGGCCACGGCACGCACGTGGCGGGTACGGTGGGCGGTACGGTATACGGCGTGGCAAAAGGCACCACACTCGTTCCGGTGCGTGTGCTCAACTGTCAGGGCTCCGGCACCACCAGCGGAGTGATCGCCGGGGTGGACTGGGTGGCCAACAACCACGTCAAGCCGGCCGTGGCCAACATGTCGCTGGGTGGTGGCGCAAGCAGCACGCTCGACGCCGCGGTGGCCAACGCCGTCAATCTTGGCGTGACCTTCGTGGTGGCCGCCGGCAACAGCAACGCCAACGCCTGCAACTACTCGCCGGCCCGCACGGCATCGGCCATCACGGTGGGTGCCACCACCAGCAGCGATGCGCGCGCGTCCTACTCCAACTTCGGCAGCTGCCTCGACATCTTCGCGCCGGGCAGCAGCATCACCTCGGCCTGGTACACCAGCAACACCGCACTCAACACCATCAGCGGCACCTCCATGGCGAGCCCGCATGTGGCGGGCGCGGCGGCGCTGTATCTCGAAGGTGCACCAGGCGCCACGCCGGCCACGGTTGCCAACGCGCTCATCAGCAACAGCACGGCCAACAAGGTCACCAGCGCCGGCAGCGGTTCCCCCAATCGCTTGCTGTACACGCTCGCATTCGGCTCTGGCGGTGGTGGTGGTCCCACCAATCAGGCGCCAACGGCTTCGTTCAGCTTCAACTGCACGAACCTGAGCTGCAACTTCAATGGCAGCACCTCCAGCGACCCTGACGGCAGCATCAGCAGCTACAGCTGGAACTTTGGCGACGGCACCACGGCAACGGGCGCCACGCCCAGCAAGTCGTTCGCGTCGGCGGGCAGCTACAACGTCACGCTCACCGTGACTGACAACGCGGGCGCCACGGGAAGCCAGACGCAGAGCGTGAGCGTTACTGCGCCGTCCACCGGCATCAACCTCAGCGTGAACCTGTCCAAGCAGCAGGGTGTCAATCGGGCCACACTGTCATGGAGCGGTGCGACCAGCAGTGTGGATGTGTACATCAACGGTGGCAAAGCGACCACGGTCACCGGTAGCAGTTACGTCGATGTGATCGGCCGTGGCGGTGGCACGCGCACCTATCAGGTGTGCAACGCCGGTACCACCACCTGCTCGAACAGCGAGACCGTCAGTTTCTGA
- a CDS encoding serine/threonine-protein kinase — MHDSLADGLRDRYVLEGVLGQGGMATVYRALDVKHGRPVALKVLHEDLAASVGNERFEREIRVAARLQHPHILSVFDSGETAGRLWFTMPIVTGMSLRDLLRTRGPLPVNDALAIVREAAQALAYAHREGVLHRDIKPENILVTDDGATLVADFGIARDLQDSGMQNNLTATGIAVGTPRYMAPEQATGEAVDGRADQYALACVAYELLTGEPPFDGATAAALIAARFTTPVPSVRRARADVPESIEAVLYRALSLKPAERFATMNEFARAVAPALSTPSAHTPGSGQRTAASATFTAATSEGASIKRWLLPAGVGAALLLAAAGWALMRPTANVSAENSRSLAVLPFVHQGDSTDAYLTDGITDEIRGKLMAVPGATVIASNSSNLYRDSRKPPQQIAEELGVRYLLTGSVRVVGTGEARRVIVRPELVEVIPDGTPQGRWQAPFDAELRDVLTVQGQIATEVVEAMQVALGSEDRAKVVRVATRDPRAYDAYLRGQAAVDWNSNSTYRAQRAALVHFREAVARDSQLVEAWAAISRSLALVYANGGGSPAIADSARMAAERTKRLDPNGALGYKAMASYLRLVKGDAEGARAAFEATLRLDPNDVSALGNMGLLESQSFGRHAEALQYFERRQALDPRSAQSWTAKVQAFLNLGRVADAREAARRGRALSPSNVMTALYAVEAEMAAGDSVAARAAVREVLRDITPKQFLPEFAGSDWLLDASFDDVMQTLTPEDYQEGEGGWYNTRAVIAAVRGDSAKARQLATQALRAFAREGNPNVRQWYALLSEGVALALLGRNAEALARAQRAVKLVNEAPQAGGTARAPMRLETLYSAIQVAAVSGHRDQALAWLSDLQRGPSRFTPAYVRMDPLLASLRSDPRFLNALAVASAAP, encoded by the coding sequence GTGCACGACTCTCTCGCTGACGGCCTGCGGGATCGCTATGTACTCGAGGGCGTACTTGGTCAGGGGGGCATGGCCACCGTGTATCGGGCGCTCGACGTCAAGCACGGCCGACCGGTGGCGCTCAAGGTCCTGCACGAGGACCTTGCCGCATCCGTGGGGAACGAGCGATTCGAGCGGGAAATCCGCGTGGCGGCGCGGCTGCAACATCCGCACATCCTGAGTGTCTTCGATTCGGGTGAGACGGCGGGGCGGTTGTGGTTCACCATGCCCATTGTCACCGGGATGAGCCTGCGGGACCTGCTGCGGACGCGCGGCCCGCTACCGGTGAACGATGCGCTGGCCATCGTGCGTGAGGCGGCGCAGGCGCTGGCCTACGCGCATCGCGAAGGGGTGCTGCACCGCGACATCAAGCCGGAAAACATCCTCGTCACCGACGATGGCGCCACGCTGGTGGCGGATTTCGGCATTGCGCGCGACCTGCAGGATTCAGGGATGCAGAACAACCTCACGGCCACCGGCATTGCCGTGGGCACGCCTCGCTACATGGCGCCGGAGCAGGCCACCGGCGAGGCGGTCGATGGGCGTGCCGATCAGTATGCGCTGGCCTGCGTGGCCTATGAACTGCTGACTGGCGAGCCACCATTTGACGGTGCAACGGCGGCGGCACTCATCGCGGCGCGGTTCACCACACCCGTGCCCAGCGTGCGCCGCGCTCGTGCCGACGTGCCGGAATCCATCGAGGCGGTGCTGTATCGGGCCCTGTCGCTCAAGCCGGCGGAACGCTTTGCGACGATGAACGAGTTCGCGCGCGCTGTGGCACCCGCGCTCAGCACACCCTCGGCCCACACACCGGGCAGCGGTCAGCGCACGGCGGCCTCGGCGACATTCACCGCTGCGACATCCGAGGGCGCTTCGATCAAGCGTTGGTTGCTTCCGGCCGGTGTGGGCGCGGCCCTGCTTCTGGCGGCGGCTGGCTGGGCACTCATGCGTCCAACGGCCAACGTGTCAGCCGAGAATTCGCGGTCGCTGGCCGTGCTGCCCTTCGTGCATCAGGGGGACAGCACCGACGCCTATCTCACGGATGGCATCACCGATGAAATCCGCGGCAAGCTGATGGCGGTGCCGGGGGCGACGGTGATCGCGAGCAACAGCTCCAACCTCTACCGCGACAGTCGCAAACCACCGCAGCAGATCGCGGAAGAGCTGGGGGTTCGGTATCTCCTCACGGGGAGCGTGCGGGTTGTGGGCACCGGGGAGGCGAGGCGCGTGATTGTCCGTCCCGAACTGGTGGAGGTCATTCCCGACGGCACACCGCAGGGTCGGTGGCAGGCGCCGTTCGATGCCGAGCTTCGCGATGTGCTGACCGTGCAAGGGCAGATTGCCACCGAGGTGGTGGAGGCCATGCAGGTGGCTCTGGGCAGTGAGGATCGCGCGAAGGTGGTGCGCGTGGCGACGCGCGATCCGCGGGCGTACGATGCCTATCTGCGTGGTCAGGCGGCGGTGGACTGGAACTCCAACAGCACGTACCGCGCGCAGCGTGCGGCGCTGGTGCATTTCCGGGAGGCGGTGGCGCGCGACAGTCAGCTGGTGGAGGCCTGGGCGGCAATTTCCCGCTCGCTGGCGCTGGTCTACGCGAATGGTGGCGGTTCGCCCGCAATCGCCGATTCCGCGCGCATGGCTGCCGAACGAACGAAGCGGCTCGATCCGAACGGTGCATTGGGATACAAGGCCATGGCGAGCTATCTGCGTCTGGTGAAAGGCGATGCGGAAGGGGCGCGTGCCGCCTTCGAGGCCACGTTGCGTCTCGATCCCAACGATGTGTCGGCGCTCGGCAACATGGGACTGCTGGAGTCACAGTCGTTTGGCCGACATGCCGAGGCGCTGCAGTACTTCGAACGGCGACAGGCGCTGGATCCTCGCAGTGCGCAGAGCTGGACGGCCAAGGTGCAGGCGTTTCTCAATCTTGGACGTGTGGCCGACGCTCGCGAGGCGGCACGGCGGGGGCGGGCTCTTTCCCCGTCGAATGTGATGACGGCCCTGTATGCCGTGGAGGCGGAAATGGCGGCTGGTGATTCCGTGGCGGCGCGCGCGGCCGTACGCGAGGTGCTGCGTGACATCACACCAAAGCAGTTCCTGCCCGAGTTCGCTGGATCTGACTGGCTGCTTGACGCGTCCTTCGATGATGTCATGCAGACGCTCACTCCGGAGGACTATCAGGAGGGTGAGGGCGGTTGGTACAACACACGCGCCGTCATCGCCGCGGTCCGTGGCGACAGTGCCAAGGCCAGGCAATTGGCCACGCAGGCGCTGCGAGCGTTTGCGCGTGAGGGTAACCCGAACGTGCGGCAGTGGTATGCGCTGCTCAGTGAGGGCGTGGCATTGGCGCTCCTGGGCCGCAACGCCGAAGCGTTGGCTCGGGCGCAGCGCGCCGTGAAGTTGGTCAACGAAGCGCCCCAGGCTGGCGGGACTGCCCGTGCACCAATGCGTCTCGAGACACTCTACAGCGCCATCCAGGTGGCCGCCGTCAGCGGGCACCGGGATCAGGCTCTGGCTTGGCTGAGCGACCTGCAGCGCGGTCCGTCACGCTTCACGCCGGCGTACGTGCGTATGGATCCGCTGCTGGCGTCGTTGCGCAGTGATCCGCGATTCCTGAACGCGTTGGCGGTGGCCAGCGCAGCGCCCTAG
- a CDS encoding SRPBCC domain-containing protein has product MITPSPTADRAREIRLTRIYNAPISLVWQAWTKPEHLAKWWGPRGFTITTHARELRVGGFWDYTMHGPDGTDWPNFTRYHEVVPESRLVYDHGARAADAKPLFRVTATFRDLGGRTELDIVMLLESPEAARETRVFIKMAGGNSTWDRLAEYVEQQYTQREVFVIARSFDVPVERLYDLWTTPEHVAQWLPPVGFTMAFTQADMRPGGHAAFVMQNGSHQMHGRFTYHEMQRPDRLVYTQCFTDAAGEIARHPGAPVWPAYLRNTVTFTPEGDLQSRVTVCTEVEGEASAEELAAFIAERGGMTKGWTGSFDKLEAAMADLQTA; this is encoded by the coding sequence ATGATCACGCCAAGTCCGACCGCTGACCGCGCCCGCGAAATCCGTCTCACGCGCATCTACAACGCACCCATCTCGCTGGTCTGGCAGGCCTGGACCAAACCTGAGCACCTGGCCAAGTGGTGGGGGCCGCGGGGCTTCACCATCACCACGCATGCGCGCGAGCTGCGGGTTGGCGGATTCTGGGACTACACCATGCACGGGCCCGACGGTACGGACTGGCCCAACTTCACGCGCTATCACGAAGTCGTACCCGAGTCGCGTCTGGTGTATGATCACGGCGCGCGCGCGGCCGATGCCAAGCCCCTCTTCCGTGTGACGGCCACCTTTCGCGACCTGGGTGGCCGCACGGAGCTCGACATCGTCATGCTGCTCGAATCACCCGAGGCGGCGCGCGAAACGCGGGTGTTCATCAAGATGGCCGGCGGCAACTCCACCTGGGATCGTTTGGCCGAGTACGTGGAGCAGCAGTATACGCAGCGTGAGGTGTTTGTCATTGCGCGCAGCTTCGACGTGCCGGTGGAGCGACTCTACGACTTGTGGACCACGCCGGAGCATGTGGCGCAGTGGTTGCCCCCGGTGGGCTTTACCATGGCCTTTACTCAGGCCGACATGCGGCCCGGTGGTCATGCCGCCTTTGTGATGCAGAACGGCAGTCATCAGATGCACGGCCGCTTCACGTACCACGAGATGCAGCGCCCCGACCGTCTGGTGTACACGCAGTGTTTCACCGACGCCGCGGGGGAGATCGCGCGCCATCCCGGCGCGCCGGTGTGGCCAGCCTATCTCCGCAACACGGTGACCTTCACACCGGAGGGTGACCTGCAGTCCCGCGTAACCGTCTGCACCGAGGTGGAGGGTGAGGCCAGCGCCGAGGAGTTGGCGGCCTTCATTGCGGAGCGCGGTGGCATGACAAAGGGGTGGACGGGCTCGTTCGACAAGCTGGAGGCGGCTATGGCCGACCTGCAGACGGCCTGA
- a CDS encoding ArsR/SmtB family transcription factor yields MQDSLSQTLSALADPTRRALLARLRQGEANVTQLAEPFLGQMSLPGVTKHLKVLERAGLVSKGRDAQWRPCTLNAEPLREVAAFLDEYRAYMEASLDRLGAYLESITTAPASSDTPTPHHPSNDHAKSDR; encoded by the coding sequence ATGCAGGATAGCCTCAGCCAAACCCTCTCCGCTCTCGCCGACCCCACGCGTCGGGCCCTGCTGGCCCGCCTGCGCCAGGGCGAGGCCAACGTCACGCAGCTCGCGGAGCCTTTTCTCGGTCAGATGAGCCTGCCGGGCGTGACCAAGCACCTCAAGGTGCTCGAGCGCGCCGGGCTGGTGAGCAAGGGGCGGGATGCGCAGTGGCGCCCCTGCACGCTCAACGCCGAGCCCCTGCGCGAGGTGGCCGCCTTCCTCGACGAGTACCGCGCGTACATGGAAGCCAGCCTCGATCGCCTGGGTGCCTACCTCGAATCGATCACCACCGCCCCCGCGTCATCCGACACGCCCACGCCCCATCACCCGTCCAATGATCACGCCAAGTCCGACCGCTGA